In Rutidosis leptorrhynchoides isolate AG116_Rl617_1_P2 chromosome 2, CSIRO_AGI_Rlap_v1, whole genome shotgun sequence, one genomic interval encodes:
- the LOC139888569 gene encoding uncharacterized mitochondrial protein AtMg00810-like, translating into MTDLGSLDYFIGISASRTATGMFLSQKQYAIEILERAGMTSCQPCRTPVEPGAKHTVHGPSVQDPTLYRSLAGALQYLTFTRPDISYAVQQVCLFMHGLLEQHLHALKRIVRYVQGTLDMGLQLYASYPTTLVAFFDADWVGCPTTRRSTSGYCVFLGNNLLSWSSKRQLTPSRSSAEAEYRGVANAVAETCWIRNLLCELHCPLTSATLVYCDNVSSVYLVSNPVQHQRTRHIEIDIHFVRDLVAQGQVWVLHVPSRYQFADIFTKGLPFALFDEFRSSLSVRHTSAPTAGECKFFKKM; encoded by the exons ATGACTGACTTAGGATCGTTGGATTATTTTATTGGTATATCAGCATCGCGTACTGCTACTGGCATGTTCTTGTCTCAGAAGCAGTATGCCATAGAGATTCTTGAGCGAGCCGGTATGACTTCTTGCCAACCGTGCAGGACCCCCGTTGAGCCTGGTGCCAAGCACACTGTCCACGGTCCCTCTGTGCAGGACCCGACTTTATATCGTAGCCTTGCAGGTGCATTACAATATCTCACCTTCACTCGTCCAGACATCTCCTATGCAGTTCAGCAGGTTTGTCTTTTCATGCACGGCCTGCTGGAGCAACACTTACATGCTCTCAAGCGGATTGTTCGTTATGTTCAGGGGACTCTTGACATGGGATTACAGTTATATGCTTCGTACCCTACCACGTTAGTTGCTTTCTTTGACGCTGACTGGGTAGGTTGCCCTACCACCAGACGCTCCACTTCTGGGTATTGTGTCTTCCTTGGCAACAATCTACTTTCTTGGTCTTCAAAGCGGCAACTTACTCCTTCTCGCTCCAGTGCCGAGGCAGAATATCGAGGGGTTGCCAATGCCGTTGCTGAGACATGCTGGATACGTAATCTTCTTTGTGAGCTTCACTGCCCTCTCACCTCTGCTACACTAGTTTACTGTGATAATGTTAGCTCTGTCTACCTTGTATCTAATCCGGTCCAACATCAGCGTACCAGACACATTGAGATAGATATTCATTTTGTCAGAGATTTAGTTGCTCAGGGACAGGTCTGGGTTCTACATGTTCCATCCAGATATCAGTTtgcagacatcttcaccaaaggtcttCCATTTGCTCTATTCGACGAGTTCAGATCCAGTTTGAGCGTTCGCCATACttccgctccaactgcgggggaaT GCAAGTTTTTCAAAAAGATGTAA